In Canis lupus familiaris isolate Mischka breed German Shepherd unplaced genomic scaffold, alternate assembly UU_Cfam_GSD_1.0 chrUn_S898H1062, whole genome shotgun sequence, one genomic interval encodes:
- the LOC119879476 gene encoding glucose-6-phosphate isomerase-like — MKGKLTEETWKELQAAGKSPEDLEKLLPHKVFEGNRPTNSIVFTKLTPFILGALIAMYEHKIFVQGVIWDINSFDQWGVELGKQLAKKIEPELDGSSPVTSHDSSTNGLINFIKQEHEARSQ, encoded by the coding sequence ATGAAGGGGAAGTTGACAGAGGAGACCTGGAAGGAGCTGCAGGCCGCAGGAAAGAGTCCAGAGGACTTAGAGAAGCTGTTGCCACACAAGGTCTTTGAAGGAAATCGCCCAACAAACTCTATTGTGTTCACCAAGCTCACGCCATTCATTCTGGGAGCCTTGATTGCCATGTACGAGCACAAGATATTCGTTCAGGGTGTCATCTGGGACATCAACAGCTTTGACCAGTGGGGGGTGGAGCTGGGAAAGCAGCTGGCCAAGAAAATTGAGCCTGAACTTGATGGCAGTAGCCCAGTCACCTCTCACGACTCTTCTACCAACGGGCTAATCAACTTCATCAAGCAGGAGCATGAGGCCAGAAGCCAATAA